One stretch of Priestia megaterium DNA includes these proteins:
- a CDS encoding cytochrome c biogenesis protein ResB has protein sequence MKHVKCECGHVNPHGTILCEACGKPIAEETTDKLVDMRYEGSARRSQTYNKTVIDKVWNFFSSVKVGIWIIIVTLVASAVGTIYPQEAYIPPNVTADEYYQKEYGWTGELYYKLGFHHLYESWWYLLLIAALGMSLVICSLDRVVPLYRALKKQSVTKHPNFLKRQRLYSTSSSWTDQDYEHVKSMLKKRRYSIREENGNLLAEKGRFSRWGPYVNHIGLIIFLLGAMLRFVPGMYIDEVLWIREGETKVIPGTNGEYFLKNHRFTVETYDKDSESAVFQEAIDRAGNNKVAKKYEADVSLYKREGKLIPGADPKLKKIKDSEIRVNQPLKFEGYAMYQVDFKLNEFSSMSFHLTDKNANRNVGSLTVDLHNPKETYDLKNGYKVKLMSYFPDFFFDDEGNPNTKTRVPNNPAFVFKMITPQHKKGEVAFVGIRENLEPLGNNDYKMTFAGVETKNVTGLTVRRDYTLWFLGIGGAIFMIGVIQGMYWNHRRMWIQKVNNEIWLAAHTNKNWYGLKKELNGLLESTSLTQLKDQNDKETK, from the coding sequence ATGAAACACGTAAAATGTGAATGTGGACACGTTAACCCGCATGGTACGATTTTGTGTGAAGCCTGTGGTAAGCCGATTGCAGAAGAAACAACTGATAAATTAGTAGATATGCGTTATGAAGGAAGCGCAAGGCGATCGCAAACGTACAATAAAACAGTTATCGATAAAGTATGGAACTTTTTCTCTTCTGTAAAAGTAGGTATTTGGATCATTATTGTGACGCTTGTTGCGTCTGCAGTCGGAACCATTTATCCTCAAGAAGCTTACATACCTCCTAATGTGACAGCAGATGAGTATTACCAAAAGGAATATGGATGGACAGGAGAGCTTTATTATAAGTTAGGTTTTCATCATCTCTACGAATCGTGGTGGTACTTGCTTTTAATTGCTGCTTTAGGAATGTCGTTAGTCATTTGCAGTTTAGATCGAGTAGTGCCTTTGTACCGAGCTCTAAAAAAGCAGAGTGTAACAAAACATCCAAACTTCTTAAAAAGACAGCGTTTATATAGCACTTCATCATCGTGGACGGATCAAGATTATGAACATGTAAAAAGCATGCTAAAAAAAAGAAGATACTCTATTCGCGAAGAAAACGGCAATCTTCTGGCTGAAAAAGGACGCTTCTCAAGATGGGGTCCATACGTTAATCATATCGGTCTCATTATCTTTTTACTAGGTGCTATGCTTAGATTTGTACCAGGTATGTATATAGATGAAGTTCTTTGGATCCGTGAAGGTGAAACAAAAGTTATTCCTGGGACGAACGGAGAATATTTTTTGAAAAACCATCGTTTTACTGTTGAAACGTATGATAAAGATAGTGAAAGCGCCGTGTTTCAAGAAGCAATTGATCGTGCAGGGAATAATAAAGTAGCCAAAAAATATGAAGCGGATGTTAGTTTGTATAAGCGCGAAGGAAAGCTTATACCGGGAGCAGATCCAAAGTTAAAGAAAATAAAAGATTCAGAAATTCGTGTGAATCAGCCGCTTAAGTTTGAAGGATATGCCATGTACCAAGTGGACTTCAAGTTAAATGAGTTTAGCTCTATGTCTTTCCATTTAACAGATAAAAATGCAAATAGAAACGTTGGTTCACTTACAGTAGATTTACATAATCCAAAAGAAACATATGATTTAAAAAACGGATATAAAGTCAAGCTCATGAGTTACTTTCCAGACTTTTTCTTTGATGATGAAGGAAATCCGAATACAAAGACCAGAGTGCCTAACAATCCGGCTTTTGTATTTAAAATGATTACGCCTCAGCATAAAAAAGGTGAAGTTGCTTTTGTTGGAATTAGAGAGAACTTGGAGCCGCTAGGAAATAACGATTATAAAATGACCTTTGCTGGTGTGGAAACGAAAAATGTAACGGGATTAACCGTTCGCAGAGACTATACGCTTTGGTTTTTAGGAATTGGCGGAGCCATCTTTATGATTGGTGTGATTCAAGGGATGTATTGGAATCATCGTCGCATGTGGATTCAAAAAGTCAATAATGAGATATGGTTGGCCGCACATACAAATAAAAACTGGTATGGGCTTAAAAAAGAACTAAATGGTTTATTAGAATCAACATCCCTTACACAGCTGAAGGACCAAAATGATAAAGAAACAAAATAG